One Comamonas sp. 26 genomic region harbors:
- the ubiE gene encoding bifunctional demethylmenaquinone methyltransferase/2-methoxy-6-polyprenyl-1,4-benzoquinol methylase UbiE, with product MSSTHFGFQTVDESEKASRVRGVFDSVASKYDVMNDVMSGGLHRAWKAYTLMVANLKEGDKALDIAGGTGDLALAFSKKVGASGQVVHTDINEAMLRVGRDRLTDKGVLLPTLVCDAEKLPFPDGHFDLVSVAFGLRNMTHKDAALKEMNRVLRPGGKLLVLEFSKVAKPLEKAYDFYSFKILPAMGQMIAGDAESYRYLAESIRMHPGQKELKALMQQCGFGHVDYHNMTGGICALHVGIKC from the coding sequence ATGAGCTCCACACACTTCGGATTCCAGACTGTTGACGAAAGCGAGAAGGCATCGCGTGTACGCGGTGTGTTCGACTCCGTTGCCTCCAAGTACGACGTCATGAATGACGTCATGTCCGGCGGTCTGCATCGCGCCTGGAAGGCCTATACCCTGATGGTGGCCAACCTCAAGGAAGGCGACAAGGCGCTGGATATTGCAGGCGGCACGGGCGATCTGGCTCTGGCTTTTTCCAAGAAGGTCGGCGCATCGGGCCAAGTGGTTCACACCGATATCAACGAAGCCATGCTGCGTGTGGGGCGTGATCGCCTGACCGACAAGGGCGTGCTGCTGCCCACCTTGGTCTGTGATGCGGAAAAACTGCCTTTCCCTGATGGCCACTTCGACTTGGTCAGCGTGGCCTTTGGCCTGCGCAATATGACGCACAAGGATGCAGCGCTGAAGGAAATGAACCGCGTTCTGCGCCCCGGTGGCAAGCTGCTGGTGCTGGAGTTCTCCAAGGTGGCCAAGCCCCTGGAGAAAGCCTATGACTTTTATTCGTTCAAGATTTTGCCGGCCATGGGGCAGATGATTGCCGGTGATGCGGAAAGCTATCGTTATTTGGCTGAATCCATCCGCATGCACCCCGGCCAGAAGGAACTCAAGGCCTTGATGCAGCAATGCGGCTTTGGCCATGTGGACTATCACAACATGACAGGTGGCATCTGTGCCTTGCATGTCGGGATCAAGTGTTAA
- a CDS encoding gamma-butyrobetaine hydroxylase-like domain-containing protein has translation MAGLQANTPTPQALTVHGASRVLEVSYTDGKTFRIPFELMRVYSPSAEVQGHGPGQEVLQTGKRDVGINTIEPVGNYAIKPFFSDGHESGLYTWEYLYQLGSQQDELWKQYLQRLEDAGLNRDTLMPEKGAGGHGCSVH, from the coding sequence ATGGCCGGATTGCAAGCCAACACTCCCACCCCTCAGGCACTAACCGTGCATGGCGCGTCGCGCGTGCTGGAGGTGTCTTATACGGATGGCAAAACCTTTCGCATCCCCTTTGAGCTGATGCGCGTGTACTCGCCATCGGCTGAGGTACAGGGGCATGGCCCGGGCCAGGAAGTCCTGCAGACCGGTAAGCGCGATGTGGGGATCAACACCATCGAGCCGGTGGGCAACTATGCGATCAAGCCTTTCTTCAGCGACGGGCACGAAAGCGGTCTCTACACCTGGGAATACCTCTACCAGCTGGGTAGCCAGCAAGACGAACTGTGGAAGCAGTATCTGCAGCGCCTTGAAGATGCAGGCCTGAACCGCGACACGCTGATGCCCGAAAAGGGCGCTGGTGGTCACGGCTGCAGCGTGCATTGA
- a CDS encoding HIT family protein: MTHQDNCPLCTTDGGALIWRGDKLRVIRAAEEGFPAFYRVVWADHAAEFSDLSAADRALCMDAVAVVERVLREQLSPTKINLAALGNMVAHLHWHVIARYDWDSHFPASVWAPALRERDEAREAAVAQQLPVVDAALQKALTLWAA, encoded by the coding sequence ATGACGCATCAAGACAACTGCCCTCTGTGCACCACCGACGGCGGTGCACTGATCTGGCGTGGCGACAAGCTGCGGGTGATTCGTGCGGCGGAAGAGGGCTTTCCTGCCTTCTATCGCGTAGTCTGGGCCGATCATGCTGCCGAGTTTTCGGACTTGAGCGCTGCAGACCGTGCCTTGTGCATGGACGCCGTGGCCGTGGTGGAGCGCGTGCTGCGCGAGCAGCTCTCGCCCACCAAGATCAACCTGGCGGCCCTGGGTAATATGGTGGCTCATCTGCACTGGCATGTGATTGCGCGCTATGACTGGGACAGCCACTTTCCCGCCTCGGTCTGGGCGCCCGCCTTGCGCGAGCGCGATGAAGCGCGTGAAGCGGCGGTGGCCCAGCAACTGCCAGTGGTAGACGCTGCACTGCAAAAGGCGCTGACCCTCTGGGCCGCCTGA